The following coding sequences lie in one Candidatus Aramenus sp. CH1 genomic window:
- a CDS encoding phosphatidate cytidylyltransferase — translation MIVTLSDAMWGSALVVWVAIVTLYFSKLVAKATNIYVARKVIHMLGGGVVAIVSPFLLSSPLIPIVTSYALTAFLLARRKSGKMFSWFQESQDMGEVHFTFSFGTVLLASWVLQPNFWSLDNKFLYVALLPLLYMSFGDGVTGIIRNYVYKRRFKGFWGSVGMFVVSASLGYALLSIPGFISGVLATLLERSTKLDDNITVPLVSFAFLYLAVKFF, via the coding sequence GTGATAGTTACACTAAGCGATGCTATGTGGGGATCAGCCCTAGTGGTGTGGGTTGCCATAGTCACGCTCTACTTCTCCAAGCTCGTGGCCAAGGCAACTAACATATACGTCGCCAGGAAGGTAATACACATGCTGGGAGGGGGCGTCGTTGCAATTGTGAGCCCCTTCCTCCTCTCATCGCCCTTGATACCTATCGTCACTTCCTACGCCTTAACGGCCTTCCTCTTGGCAAGGAGAAAGTCGGGTAAGATGTTCTCCTGGTTCCAGGAGAGCCAGGACATGGGGGAGGTTCACTTCACCTTCTCCTTTGGCACAGTCCTCCTAGCCTCGTGGGTGTTACAGCCCAACTTTTGGTCGCTCGACAACAAGTTCCTCTACGTAGCCTTACTGCCCTTGCTCTACATGTCCTTTGGAGACGGCGTCACGGGCATCATAAGGAACTACGTGTACAAGAGGAGGTTTAAGGGCTTCTGGGGGTCTGTGGGGATGTTCGTGGTGTCCGCTTCCCTGGGCTACGCACTTCTCTCCATCCCTGGATTCATCTCAGGGGTACTGGCAACGTTACTTGAAAGATCCACCAAGTTGGACGACAACATAACAGTGCCCTTGGTCTCCTTCGCCTTCCTTTACTTAGCTGTAAAGTTTTTTTAG
- the purT gene encoding formate-dependent phosphoribosylglycinamide formyltransferase yields the protein MQIGTPLLDGGNKVLLLGSGELGKEMAIEAQRLGVEVVAVDRYDMAPAMHVAHRKYVIDMLNKDAVKSIVKKENPDAIIAEIEAINTDALVELEDSGYKVIPNAAAVKTCMNRVALRRLAAEKVKVPTTGYAFAESAEEVRRACQDIGFPCLIKPEMSSSGHGHVLIRRPEEVEDAFKESISHARGKSNTVIVEEYVKVDTELTVLTYRYLGDNGIVTNTMPAVEHQRPSYYYVESWQPANVSDDVLDRAKDYALRVVDALGGLGIFGVEILVSGNRVLFSEVSPRPHDTGHVTLVSQDINEFQVHIRSALGLPTPEVKLLTPAASHVILAQKETWAPKYLNVDKAMKIPGVQVRLFGKPYSYEKRRMGVVLAIGNTAEEARQKAREASAVILVT from the coding sequence ATGCAGATAGGCACTCCTTTATTGGACGGAGGTAACAAGGTACTCCTCCTAGGTAGTGGGGAGCTTGGAAAGGAAATGGCAATAGAGGCCCAGAGGCTGGGCGTAGAAGTGGTGGCAGTGGACAGGTACGACATGGCTCCGGCGATGCACGTGGCCCACAGGAAATACGTAATAGACATGCTGAACAAGGACGCGGTAAAGTCCATAGTGAAAAAGGAGAACCCAGACGCAATAATAGCCGAGATAGAGGCCATAAACACGGACGCCCTAGTGGAGCTGGAGGACTCAGGCTACAAGGTCATCCCCAACGCTGCCGCCGTAAAGACGTGCATGAACAGAGTGGCCCTAAGGAGGTTGGCGGCTGAGAAGGTAAAGGTCCCGACCACGGGCTACGCCTTCGCCGAGAGCGCTGAGGAGGTAAGGAGGGCCTGCCAGGACATCGGTTTCCCGTGCTTGATCAAGCCGGAGATGAGCTCTAGCGGCCACGGTCACGTGCTCATTAGGAGGCCAGAGGAGGTAGAGGATGCATTCAAGGAGTCAATATCCCACGCCAGGGGGAAGAGCAACACTGTAATAGTGGAGGAGTACGTAAAGGTAGACACGGAGCTTACGGTCTTGACGTATAGGTACTTGGGGGACAACGGCATAGTAACAAACACCATGCCCGCGGTGGAGCACCAGAGGCCTAGCTACTACTACGTTGAGTCGTGGCAACCAGCCAATGTAAGCGATGACGTGCTGGACAGGGCGAAGGACTACGCGTTGAGGGTGGTAGACGCGCTAGGGGGACTCGGGATATTCGGCGTAGAGATCCTAGTGTCTGGGAACAGGGTGCTCTTCAGCGAAGTCTCTCCAAGGCCACACGACACTGGTCACGTGACTTTAGTGAGCCAAGACATAAACGAGTTCCAAGTGCACATTAGGAGTGCCCTAGGGCTCCCAACTCCAGAGGTAAAGCTATTGACTCCTGCTGCCTCCCACGTTATCTTGGCTCAAAAGGAGACGTGGGCTCCCAAGTACCTTAACGTGGACAAGGCTATGAAGATCCCAGGAGTACAAGTGAGGCTGTTCGGAAAACCCTACTCGTACGAGAAGAGAAGGATGGGCGTGGTGTTGGCAATAGGGAACACGGCGGAGGAGGCTAGACAAAAGGCAAGGGAGGCTTCTGCCGTAATCCTAGTCACCTAA
- a CDS encoding acetoin utilization protein AcuC — protein MHKTAFVWDEKYLDYSFPGDHPFKSIRESMAKKLMEERGFFHEIDVVRPTPISEELLLKVHDKEYVDRVKRLSEEGKGYLDSGDTPAFKGIFEASLIRVSGTVKALEVLDKYDHAVNLGGGFHHAGRSSASGFCVFNDVVLVAKLAEGKYGRVTIIDLDGHHGDGTQALLYDDPNVLKVSLHMYHKGFFPGTGSTEEVGEGEAKGLTLNVPLPPGTGDDAYLEAFREVVVKKIRQFKPRLFIVVEGGDAHFGDPLVELKLSTRGYLEVIKEIHEMAHEYADGKLILLGVGGYNYDATARIWTLSVAEIAGIEEGEVETLHDCCFTSSTTFVKNKVEEVIKTLKKIHGLGD, from the coding sequence TTGCACAAAACGGCTTTTGTATGGGATGAGAAATACCTGGACTACTCGTTTCCGGGAGACCACCCCTTTAAGTCCATAAGGGAGAGTATGGCGAAGAAGCTGATGGAAGAGAGGGGCTTCTTCCACGAGATAGACGTGGTGAGGCCAACCCCTATAAGCGAGGAGTTGCTGCTGAAGGTCCACGATAAGGAGTACGTGGATCGCGTGAAGAGGTTGAGCGAGGAAGGAAAGGGCTATCTTGACTCCGGGGACACCCCTGCCTTCAAGGGTATATTCGAGGCGTCTCTGATCAGGGTTTCTGGGACGGTAAAGGCCCTTGAGGTCTTGGACAAGTACGACCACGCAGTAAACTTGGGTGGCGGTTTCCACCACGCTGGAAGGAGTTCGGCGTCAGGCTTCTGCGTTTTTAACGACGTTGTGTTGGTGGCTAAACTCGCTGAAGGGAAGTACGGGAGGGTGACAATAATCGACCTGGACGGCCACCACGGAGACGGGACTCAAGCCCTACTTTACGACGATCCCAACGTTCTAAAGGTGTCCCTACACATGTACCACAAGGGCTTCTTTCCGGGAACTGGGAGCACTGAGGAGGTTGGGGAGGGAGAGGCCAAGGGGCTTACGTTAAACGTACCCCTCCCCCCGGGCACAGGGGACGACGCGTACTTAGAGGCGTTCAGGGAAGTAGTTGTGAAGAAGATAAGGCAGTTTAAGCCAAGGCTCTTCATCGTAGTTGAAGGGGGAGACGCCCACTTTGGTGACCCATTAGTCGAGCTAAAGCTCTCCACCAGAGGTTACTTGGAAGTAATAAAGGAGATCCATGAAATGGCCCACGAGTACGCCGATGGAAAGTTGATACTCTTAGGCGTTGGTGGGTACAACTACGACGCCACGGCGAGGATCTGGACCCTATCTGTGGCGGAAATAGCAGGAATAGAAGAAGGGGAAGTTGAGACCCTTCACGACTGTTGTTTTACCTCCAGTACCACATTCGTGAAAAACAAGGTAGAAGAAGTGATAAAGACGCTGAAAAAGATCCACGGATTAGGTGACTAG
- a CDS encoding CBS domain-containing protein, translating to MKLRELADEPKVVAHVNTRLGEILSKMKEENQWVVPVLKEKKVVAMLTDKDLIRRAVSLETRVLSITSPTVTLNEDDDFAKVVARFYTSKARAIPLVNSSRGLVGLVTRENVLNYLLESGEIPDAKAREYMSSPPITLSSSDSVAKARWEIVRNNVSRIPVVNEKKLEGIVTTRDIVNAIYSVSGRKRESILVEEERIMAMPLKDVMVSPVITVNGTDALTKVAEKIVKNKISGMPVMEGDYVAGVISGIDVIKSLESKYQLSLPLQAKLTTGLRNAEMKSQIDGVLERYLSKLEKLTEIINFRVSFKEEAVSQDKTVYKVTVNAVTKIGNFVANETDWDPVVAVKKAVEKVEERLIRKLKRIEEKKGDKREEI from the coding sequence TTGAAACTCAGAGAGCTCGCGGATGAGCCAAAAGTCGTGGCTCACGTTAACACGAGACTCGGGGAAATATTAAGCAAGATGAAGGAGGAGAACCAGTGGGTAGTGCCCGTACTAAAGGAAAAGAAAGTAGTGGCAATGCTCACCGACAAGGACCTCATAAGGAGAGCGGTGAGCCTAGAGACTAGAGTCTTGAGCATAACGTCCCCAACGGTCACGTTAAACGAAGACGACGACTTTGCAAAGGTCGTTGCTAGGTTTTACACAAGCAAGGCTAGGGCCATCCCCTTGGTCAACTCCTCGAGGGGACTAGTGGGGCTTGTAACTAGGGAAAACGTGCTCAACTACCTCCTGGAGTCCGGGGAGATACCTGACGCAAAGGCTAGGGAGTACATGTCGTCCCCTCCCATTACGCTCTCCTCATCAGATTCCGTGGCCAAAGCCAGGTGGGAAATAGTCAGGAACAACGTGAGCAGAATCCCCGTAGTAAACGAAAAGAAGCTGGAAGGCATCGTGACGACAAGGGACATAGTCAACGCCATCTACTCTGTTTCCGGAAGGAAGAGGGAGTCAATCTTGGTGGAGGAGGAAAGGATAATGGCGATGCCCTTAAAAGACGTGATGGTTTCTCCGGTAATAACGGTCAACGGAACTGACGCACTAACAAAGGTAGCTGAAAAGATAGTGAAGAACAAGATCTCCGGGATGCCTGTGATGGAGGGGGACTACGTCGCTGGGGTCATAAGCGGTATAGATGTGATAAAGTCCTTGGAGTCAAAGTACCAGCTGAGCTTACCTCTGCAAGCTAAGCTCACCACCGGGCTTAGGAACGCGGAGATGAAAAGTCAGATAGACGGAGTCCTAGAGAGGTACTTGAGCAAGCTCGAGAAGCTAACTGAGATAATAAACTTCAGGGTGTCCTTCAAGGAGGAGGCAGTTAGCCAGGACAAGACAGTATACAAGGTCACAGTCAACGCTGTCACCAAGATAGGCAACTTCGTCGCCAACGAGACTGACTGGGATCCAGTAGTTGCAGTAAAGAAGGCTGTAGAGAAGGTCGAGGAAAGGCTAATAAGGAAACTTAAGAGGATCGAGGAAAAGAAAGGGGATAAGAGAGAGGAAATTTGA
- a CDS encoding carbon-nitrogen hydrolase family protein: protein MRIGIVQTSSTSSALSLTEQALASGAQLVLLPEKWVKTLDEVPLSEFQRLALKYTAYVIPGAFEDGVSVISPIIDDKGKIRGVAKKVHLFGSERERLFPGTSLTVFSYNGIKFGIAICYDVDFPETVRSLVKKGVEVLLVPSKIDKEGLPIWREYLKVRALENRIAVINSNALDLPNYPGHSAALLPYKKGNIVDTMTVGELGEEEGFMVVDVDPLSYFYLRASRLKEIVDVEVNEIQS, encoded by the coding sequence TTGAGGATAGGCATAGTGCAAACTAGTAGCACCAGCTCCGCCCTCTCGCTGACCGAACAGGCCCTAGCTAGTGGAGCCCAGTTAGTACTACTCCCCGAAAAGTGGGTGAAGACTCTAGACGAAGTCCCTCTCTCCGAGTTCCAACGCCTTGCCCTAAAGTACACTGCCTACGTTATCCCAGGAGCCTTTGAGGACGGGGTCTCCGTCATATCGCCCATCATAGACGACAAGGGGAAGATAAGGGGAGTAGCGAAAAAAGTACACCTCTTTGGCTCGGAGAGGGAAAGGCTTTTCCCAGGTACAAGTTTAACTGTTTTTAGTTACAACGGCATTAAGTTTGGGATCGCCATATGCTACGACGTGGACTTTCCAGAGACCGTGAGGTCGCTGGTCAAGAAAGGCGTTGAAGTACTTCTAGTCCCCTCCAAGATAGACAAAGAGGGGCTTCCCATATGGAGAGAGTACCTCAAGGTGAGAGCGTTGGAGAACAGGATAGCGGTCATCAACTCCAACGCTCTAGACTTGCCCAACTACCCTGGACACAGCGCTGCCCTATTGCCATACAAAAAGGGTAACATAGTAGACACAATGACAGTGGGAGAGCTGGGAGAAGAAGAAGGGTTCATGGTAGTAGACGTCGACCCCTTGTCCTACTTCTACTTGAGGGCATCGAGGCTCAAGGAAATAGTTGATGTTGAAGTAAATGAAATTCAGTCTTAG
- a CDS encoding PaREP1 family protein, whose protein sequence is MKAVNIPTALYQRLEKELEGNGVTVEDLLIDQLLQSFNDYGLYSEVSREYFELGRELEARGMLVEAGEAYWRSLAYLLKGIASKLGFRIESYQDYFSLIEFLSYKLGDGELVVHFVNSERLHGEFHPRSQSGDAFKVRKEHLEKLLVKLQALQGKL, encoded by the coding sequence ATGAAAGCGGTCAACATACCCACTGCACTGTACCAACGGCTGGAGAAGGAGCTCGAGGGTAATGGAGTGACGGTAGAGGACCTCTTGATCGACCAGCTCCTGCAGTCCTTTAACGACTACGGACTCTACTCTGAAGTGTCTAGGGAATACTTCGAGCTCGGGAGGGAGCTGGAGGCACGGGGAATGCTGGTGGAGGCAGGGGAGGCATACTGGAGGAGCTTGGCCTACTTGTTGAAGGGGATAGCGAGCAAGCTGGGCTTCAGGATCGAGAGCTACCAGGACTACTTCTCCCTCATAGAGTTCCTCTCCTACAAGCTGGGCGACGGAGAGCTGGTAGTCCACTTCGTGAACAGCGAGAGACTACACGGAGAGTTCCACCCAAGGTCCCAGAGTGGAGATGCCTTTAAGGTGAGGAAGGAACACTTGGAGAAGCTGTTGGTCAAGTTGCAAGCGCTACAGGGGAAACTTTGA
- a CDS encoding VIT1/CCC1 transporter family protein, whose product MDIRKLIKENYQDEVFGHELYRSLASREKNQKVKETLEELAEGEGRHSEFWRTMASKFNVELKKIGAWLKLKLLLFLVLRRVIGLTLTLKLSELGEISDSEKYDALSRMDVFSDTEKEEINKIKMEELYHEELLVQAEVNVEKIRDAIYGMSDGLIEVLAGVSGLSGVFVTPLLVGLGGLIIGISGTISMSIGAFLSSKSEEDIKKSAARRGQRVEEEGRSKESVTTTAVSYISGAIIPVAPFLLGFGGILGVLLAYIFTGIATFIVGSIIGLLSDVSPARKGAQMTGLAIGAAIVTHLIGLAFHGIS is encoded by the coding sequence ATGGACATTAGAAAACTCATAAAGGAGAACTACCAAGACGAGGTGTTTGGGCACGAGCTCTACAGGAGTCTAGCCTCTAGAGAGAAGAACCAGAAGGTGAAGGAGACTCTAGAGGAGTTAGCGGAAGGTGAGGGCAGGCACTCCGAGTTCTGGAGGACCATGGCCTCAAAGTTCAACGTTGAGCTAAAGAAGATAGGGGCGTGGCTAAAGCTGAAGCTCCTCCTCTTCCTCGTCCTAAGAAGGGTGATAGGGCTTACGCTAACGCTAAAGCTCTCCGAGCTAGGGGAGATATCCGACTCCGAGAAGTACGACGCCTTGAGCAGGATGGACGTGTTCTCGGACACCGAGAAGGAGGAGATAAACAAGATTAAAATGGAGGAACTGTACCACGAGGAACTACTAGTCCAGGCGGAAGTCAACGTCGAGAAAATAAGGGACGCCATTTACGGTATGAGCGACGGGCTAATAGAGGTACTAGCGGGAGTCTCAGGTCTCTCGGGAGTGTTTGTCACCCCTCTATTGGTGGGACTAGGGGGGCTAATAATTGGGATATCCGGAACCATCTCAATGTCAATAGGGGCTTTTCTCTCCTCCAAGTCAGAGGAGGACATAAAGAAGAGTGCCGCAAGGAGGGGGCAGAGAGTGGAGGAGGAAGGGAGATCCAAGGAGAGTGTAACGACTACTGCCGTTTCCTACATCTCCGGTGCAATCATACCGGTGGCCCCCTTCCTGTTGGGCTTCGGTGGAATACTCGGCGTCTTGCTTGCCTATATCTTTACTGGGATAGCTACCTTTATTGTTGGGAGCATAATAGGTCTTTTGAGCGACGTTAGCCCGGCGAGGAAAGGGGCTCAGATGACTGGGCTTGCAATTGGCGCAGCTATAGTAACTCACTTGATAGGCCTGGCCTTTCACGGCATAAGCTAA
- a CDS encoding ParA family protein encodes MIVTVINQKGGVGKTTTSVNLAYVMSKTKNVGLVDLDPEGGTTVSFGMKREKKELPLGGKSVNIFNVEVFPAHIGLLKLELNGDVNEIVGSLKEISKNFDVLMIDTPPNLGTLAVSAMISADKIVSPVTPQPLALEAVKNLDSRLQSLGKKAIAYTNFSKKSVEIELKSIQFTNIAIPQSRLFIEASRLGVPASRYEEVRAKRGKLVKYFEELSKVILE; translated from the coding sequence ATGATAGTAACTGTTATCAACCAAAAGGGTGGCGTTGGCAAAACTACTACCTCAGTTAACTTGGCCTACGTGATGTCTAAGACCAAAAACGTGGGACTGGTCGACCTAGACCCGGAGGGAGGCACCACCGTCTCCTTCGGGATGAAGAGGGAGAAGAAGGAGCTACCCCTCGGAGGGAAGAGCGTGAACATCTTCAACGTAGAGGTATTCCCTGCGCACATAGGCCTGTTGAAGTTAGAGCTCAACGGGGACGTGAACGAGATCGTCGGCTCCCTAAAGGAGATCTCCAAGAACTTCGACGTATTGATGATCGACACTCCGCCCAACTTGGGGACGCTAGCTGTGTCAGCGATGATCTCAGCGGACAAGATAGTGTCCCCAGTTACCCCACAGCCCTTGGCCCTGGAGGCCGTGAAGAACCTAGACAGTAGGCTCCAGAGCCTAGGGAAGAAGGCCATAGCCTACACAAACTTCTCCAAGAAGAGTGTAGAGATAGAACTGAAGAGCATCCAGTTCACCAACATTGCCATACCCCAGTCTAGGCTCTTCATTGAAGCCTCTAGACTCGGGGTTCCAGCGTCTAGGTACGAAGAGGTAAGAGCGAAGAGGGGGAAGTTAGTAAAGTACTTTGAAGAGTTGTCAAAGGTGATTCTAGAGTGA
- a CDS encoding FAD-dependent oxidoreductase, translating to MAKRVVVVGGGNAGSIVANVLNERGIDVTVVERSNVHVYQPGIIDVAFGEVPLERIVKPVSEVIKAKVVKDSVTRVDVENHQVVTASGKKIDYDYVVMSAGVENAKLEGFPEWHSLEGVTKLRDMINGFSGKKIVVGYYGVIKCPAAPFEFAFLLRKRFPNADIALVNPVANPPEIQRPMAEMLGKVSKELKIKVIRGFKIKEIDRNNRVIFSEDGQKLEYDMALIDTPIRAGKEFDNLVDSSGFIPVDKETLRYKDYDNVFAVGDITNIMIPPKTGALAHFEAKLVANNIYADINGFGKEKFDGSAMCAVYGSENKGMFIKMNYQRSFALGPSTAFYLAKKAFIGLYWLTLTGKLL from the coding sequence ATGGCAAAGAGGGTAGTGGTAGTAGGAGGAGGAAACGCGGGTAGTATAGTTGCTAACGTGCTCAACGAGAGGGGAATTGATGTAACCGTGGTGGAGAGATCGAACGTTCACGTGTACCAGCCTGGGATAATAGATGTCGCGTTTGGGGAAGTCCCCCTGGAGAGGATAGTCAAGCCCGTAAGCGAGGTAATAAAGGCAAAAGTGGTCAAGGACAGCGTCACAAGGGTGGACGTTGAGAACCACCAGGTCGTCACGGCGAGCGGGAAGAAGATAGACTACGACTACGTAGTTATGTCTGCAGGGGTTGAGAACGCCAAGCTAGAAGGGTTCCCCGAGTGGCATTCCCTAGAGGGCGTGACAAAGCTGAGGGATATGATAAACGGCTTTTCGGGGAAGAAGATCGTGGTGGGGTATTACGGGGTCATAAAGTGCCCCGCAGCGCCCTTTGAGTTCGCCTTCTTGCTAAGGAAGAGGTTCCCCAACGCCGACATCGCACTGGTTAACCCAGTGGCAAACCCCCCAGAGATACAGAGGCCCATGGCGGAGATGCTAGGAAAGGTAAGCAAGGAGCTCAAGATCAAGGTAATTAGGGGGTTCAAGATCAAGGAAATCGACAGGAACAACCGCGTAATTTTCTCGGAGGACGGGCAGAAGCTGGAGTACGACATGGCCCTCATAGATACCCCTATAAGGGCTGGGAAGGAGTTCGACAACCTAGTGGACTCCTCAGGTTTCATACCGGTCGACAAAGAGACCTTAAGGTACAAGGATTACGACAACGTGTTCGCGGTGGGGGACATAACCAACATAATGATCCCTCCCAAAACTGGGGCATTGGCCCACTTTGAGGCGAAGCTTGTGGCCAACAACATATACGCTGACATAAACGGCTTCGGAAAGGAGAAGTTCGACGGTTCTGCCATGTGCGCGGTTTACGGCTCCGAGAACAAGGGGATGTTCATTAAGATGAATTACCAGAGGAGCTTTGCGCTGGGCCCAAGCACCGCGTTTTACCTGGCCAAGAAGGCCTTCATAGGCCTTTACTGGCTGACGTTGACTGGGAAGCTACTGTAA
- a CDS encoding PadR family transcriptional regulator, with protein MKINLERLKKGKLKFLILECLNEKPMHTYEIIKTIEKKFGGIYKPSPGSVYPVLKNLINQKLVGVDERDSKKVYYITEEGRAEYSRMKEKISTFFATHNEYRKLVSKLMDVGLLLYSYKEELREEKYEKVSQIVDKCREEIESILREGA; from the coding sequence GTGAAAATTAACTTAGAGAGGCTAAAGAAGGGGAAGCTAAAGTTCTTAATACTAGAGTGCCTCAACGAGAAGCCAATGCACACATATGAGATAATAAAGACCATCGAGAAGAAGTTCGGTGGAATATACAAGCCGAGCCCCGGTTCAGTGTACCCGGTACTGAAGAACTTGATAAACCAGAAGCTAGTAGGAGTAGACGAGAGGGACTCCAAAAAGGTCTACTACATAACTGAAGAGGGTAGAGCGGAGTACTCTAGAATGAAGGAGAAGATAAGCACGTTCTTCGCGACGCACAACGAGTACAGGAAGCTTGTGTCCAAGCTCATGGACGTGGGCCTACTCCTCTATTCTTATAAGGAAGAGCTGAGGGAAGAGAAATACGAAAAGGTCTCCCAGATAGTCGACAAGTGCAGGGAAGAGATAGAGTCCATACTTAGGGAAGGGGCGTAA
- a CDS encoding phosphomethylpyrimidine kinase, with protein sequence MESERDYVLKRLKEAADIFVSEPKAYLLVPEIRVNIGYAVSNATGVQDVAAIPGRITTAFNRAFYCMPPAFGASDHVARVILTAMKYDPQVRSAIDVKYYKEIVERLDDVYVFDRRLEPLESRSKEGHTMNLMVRLAHEKMGRIPKYIVDMGDYGKEPTIFVLGKDPVEVVRTSLSFVDLIQK encoded by the coding sequence ATGGAAAGTGAAAGGGACTACGTCCTCAAGAGGCTAAAGGAGGCGGCGGACATCTTCGTCTCTGAACCTAAGGCTTACCTCCTTGTGCCCGAAATAAGGGTTAACATAGGCTACGCAGTTTCTAACGCTACTGGAGTTCAGGACGTTGCCGCCATCCCTGGGAGGATAACCACGGCTTTCAACAGGGCGTTTTACTGCATGCCCCCTGCCTTTGGGGCCTCAGACCACGTGGCAAGGGTGATATTGACGGCCATGAAGTACGACCCACAGGTTAGGAGCGCCATAGACGTTAAGTACTACAAGGAGATAGTGGAACGGCTAGACGACGTCTACGTGTTCGACAGGAGACTGGAGCCTCTAGAGTCTAGGTCAAAGGAAGGACACACCATGAACTTGATGGTGAGGCTAGCCCACGAGAAGATGGGGAGGATTCCAAAGTACATAGTGGACATGGGAGACTACGGGAAGGAGCCCACTATCTTCGTGCTTGGAAAGGATCCGGTGGAGGTAGTGAGGACATCTCTGAGCTTCGTCGACCTAATCCAAAAGTAG
- a CDS encoding DUF1614 domain-containing protein: protein MKRIVIFSPYRGILMPLYFLLGLLLMVIAIGYFKDLLTLVGVNRQVSYFLAFEMSFLSLAMSPVNVGVKEVRREYFQTYQEVIYVFGIPFYVPRLSSGYTVTLIAVNVGGALIPVLFSLTLLFLLGSRIYLVLVNIVAITLVSKHFSKVIPGVGVAMHPLIAPIFSTLISYLLLFRDPLLVPVSAYVGSVFGTLIGADLLNLRKIIEANPQIVSIGGAGSFDGIFLSGLFSIVLAELLISL from the coding sequence ATGAAGAGGATAGTAATATTCTCCCCATACCGTGGTATACTAATGCCCTTATATTTCCTTTTAGGGCTTCTGTTGATGGTAATAGCTATAGGCTACTTTAAGGACTTGCTTACACTAGTTGGTGTCAACAGGCAGGTGAGCTACTTCCTCGCTTTTGAGATGTCGTTCCTCAGCCTTGCCATGAGTCCCGTAAACGTAGGAGTAAAGGAGGTAAGGAGGGAGTACTTCCAGACATACCAAGAGGTGATATACGTCTTCGGCATTCCCTTTTACGTACCTAGGCTGTCGTCGGGCTACACCGTGACGCTAATAGCAGTAAACGTAGGGGGAGCACTTATCCCCGTCCTCTTCTCCCTCACTCTGCTCTTCCTTCTAGGGTCTAGGATCTACCTAGTACTAGTTAACATAGTTGCGATAACCTTGGTCTCCAAGCACTTCTCAAAGGTGATCCCAGGGGTTGGGGTTGCAATGCACCCCCTGATAGCGCCCATATTTTCGACGCTAATAAGTTACCTCCTCCTGTTTAGGGACCCTCTACTTGTTCCAGTCTCGGCCTACGTTGGTAGCGTGTTTGGCACGCTTATAGGGGCAGACCTTTTGAACTTGAGGAAAATTATAGAGGCGAATCCGCAGATTGTGAGCATAGGTGGTGCAGGGAGCTTTGACGGCATATTCCTTTCCGGGCTCTTCAGCATAGTCCTAGCGGAATTATTGATCTCATTATGA
- a CDS encoding NTP transferase domain-containing protein yields the protein MKAIIMAGGKGTRLSPEKPLLEVCGTPMILRVYSFARSLTDEVYVATIRGHIVDEKLGRLLKIVYTDGRGYEEDVVQAVRTVGFPTLVLPSDTPFLSWDDVKPLFECKSSVCTLLSRGRFVGVSLWRSDNLKDYSSVEVEKEVINVNTPDDLTKANILCKERIL from the coding sequence TTGAAAGCGATTATAATGGCTGGTGGGAAAGGGACTAGACTAAGCCCTGAGAAGCCCCTCCTAGAGGTATGCGGTACTCCCATGATCCTCAGGGTTTACAGCTTCGCTAGGTCGTTGACTGACGAGGTGTACGTGGCAACTATAAGGGGGCACATAGTCGACGAGAAGCTGGGACGTCTGCTCAAGATAGTGTACACCGACGGCAGAGGTTACGAGGAGGACGTAGTCCAGGCTGTGAGGACTGTTGGATTTCCCACGCTAGTGCTCCCCTCAGATACCCCCTTCTTGAGCTGGGACGACGTCAAGCCCTTGTTCGAGTGTAAGTCTTCCGTCTGCACTCTACTGTCTAGGGGGAGATTCGTTGGGGTGAGCCTCTGGAGATCTGACAACTTGAAGGACTACTCCTCCGTGGAGGTGGAAAAGGAGGTAATTAATGTGAACACTCCAGACGACTTGACAAAAGCAAATATATTGTGCAAGGAAAGGATATTGTAG